In Rhodococcus sp. OK302, one genomic interval encodes:
- a CDS encoding MFS transporter, protein MTTTTSDVGSGAQPPSPVTSENPNHQRRWLVLCIVAFAQLMVVLDGTIVSIALPAAQEELGISDLDRAWVVTSYALAFGALLLLGGRIADYWGRKRSFIVGMAGFAIASGIGGIAQTGMELFIARAGQGVFAALLAPAALAMLTTTFIGEKERAKAFAVYGAISGGGAAIGLLLGGVLTQYVDWRWCLLVNIPIALIAIAAAVPVIKETKAHGDTSYDLPGAVLIALGLGSLVYGFTRAEHGWGQTDTLLFIGLGLVFLALFVFVESRTKNPLLPLSVPWHRDRGAALIGSMLVGAALLGGTLYLTFYLQIVLGFSPVMAGVGSLAMTFFIVIATAIAAQLSTQIGPKPLMLAGPLFAAVGLLLLTQIEVDSSYWTHVFPGLAFFGFGLGLLLVPMQNLALIGVPDHDAGAASALVNATLQIGGALGTALFTTIYASAKSAFSADNAMPAPPEGLPAEMIPTDMANAALPSADQLSLLPQPVQDFISSLTDYFFGAEVAGYSAVFGWAALLIAVITPVVFVLVRAKKGDLPAEGAVHMG, encoded by the coding sequence ATGACCACCACCACCTCCGACGTGGGAAGCGGCGCCCAGCCGCCGTCCCCGGTCACCTCCGAGAACCCGAACCATCAACGCCGTTGGCTGGTGCTCTGCATCGTCGCGTTTGCGCAACTCATGGTGGTGCTCGACGGCACCATCGTCTCCATCGCCCTTCCCGCCGCGCAGGAAGAACTCGGCATCAGCGACCTTGATCGCGCCTGGGTGGTCACCTCGTATGCCTTGGCATTCGGCGCACTCCTTCTACTCGGTGGTCGCATCGCCGATTACTGGGGCCGCAAACGTTCCTTCATCGTCGGTATGGCCGGCTTCGCCATCGCCTCCGGCATCGGCGGAATCGCACAGACCGGCATGGAACTTTTCATCGCCCGCGCCGGCCAGGGCGTCTTTGCCGCCCTCCTCGCACCCGCCGCACTCGCGATGCTCACCACCACCTTCATCGGAGAGAAGGAGCGCGCCAAGGCTTTTGCCGTCTACGGCGCAATCTCCGGCGGTGGCGCTGCCATCGGCCTGCTGCTCGGCGGCGTTCTGACGCAGTACGTCGACTGGCGCTGGTGCCTGCTCGTGAACATCCCCATCGCACTCATCGCCATCGCCGCAGCCGTCCCCGTCATCAAGGAGACCAAGGCTCACGGCGATACCAGCTACGACCTCCCCGGCGCCGTCCTCATCGCACTGGGCCTCGGATCCCTGGTCTACGGATTCACGCGCGCCGAGCATGGTTGGGGTCAGACCGACACACTTCTGTTCATCGGCTTGGGCCTCGTCTTCCTCGCACTCTTCGTCTTTGTCGAGAGCCGCACCAAGAATCCGCTTCTGCCACTGAGCGTTCCGTGGCATCGTGACCGCGGCGCCGCACTGATCGGCTCCATGCTCGTGGGCGCAGCACTCCTCGGCGGCACCCTGTACCTGACGTTCTACCTGCAGATCGTGCTCGGATTCAGCCCCGTCATGGCCGGCGTCGGATCTCTGGCCATGACCTTCTTCATCGTGATCGCGACCGCCATCGCAGCACAACTGTCCACCCAGATCGGGCCCAAGCCACTGATGCTTGCCGGGCCACTGTTTGCGGCCGTAGGCCTGTTGCTGCTCACCCAGATCGAGGTTGACAGCTCGTACTGGACCCATGTGTTCCCCGGTCTTGCATTCTTCGGCTTTGGTTTGGGCCTTCTGTTGGTCCCGATGCAGAACCTCGCACTGATCGGCGTCCCCGACCATGACGCCGGCGCAGCCAGCGCCCTCGTCAACGCCACCCTACAGATCGGTGGCGCACTGGGAACCGCGCTGTTCACGACGATCTACGCGTCCGCCAAGTCCGCCTTCAGCGCAGACAACGCGATGCCGGCGCCTCCCGAAGGCCTTCCCGCAGAGATGATTCCCACCGATATGGCTAACGCAGCCTTGCCGAGCGCCGACCAACTGTCGCTTCTCCCGCAGCCGGTTCAGGACTTCATTTCTTCGCTCACCGACTACTTCTTCGGCGCCGAGGTTGCGGGCTACTCCGCCGTATTCGGCTGGGCGGCACTCCTTATCGCCGTCATCACTCCGGTGGTGTTTGTGCTCGTCCGCGCCAAGAAGGGTGACTTGCCCGCCGAGGGCGCAGTCCACATGGGCTAA
- a CDS encoding winged helix-turn-helix transcriptional regulator, translating to MTSTDTPHSAAETADPTLEADVFARGCHSRMALQNATGRWGALALAALNEGPYRFSALRRRVDGVSERMLSQTLQTLERDGLVHREVLETIPPKVEYSLTELGADVAEKITALIELLESQVPKIVASQTEYDARGQ from the coding sequence ATGACCAGCACCGATACCCCGCACAGTGCTGCCGAAACAGCTGATCCCACCCTCGAAGCCGACGTCTTCGCTCGTGGTTGCCACTCTCGGATGGCCCTGCAGAACGCCACCGGACGCTGGGGAGCACTTGCGCTCGCAGCATTGAACGAAGGCCCGTACCGGTTCAGCGCACTGCGTCGCCGCGTCGACGGCGTCAGCGAACGCATGCTCTCGCAGACCCTGCAAACACTCGAGCGGGACGGCCTCGTGCACCGCGAGGTGCTTGAAACCATCCCGCCCAAAGTGGAATACAGCTTGACCGAACTCGGCGCCGACGTCGCCGAGAAGATCACAGCACTGATCGAATTACTCGAATCCCAGGTACCGAAAATCGTTGCGTCCCAGACAGAGTACGACGCCCGAGGTCAGTGA
- a CDS encoding dipeptidase, translating into MNRTYPIWEQHCCLPLQSNASIADLLRYKRPEGSYVSVNVGYAPQSRADSTALVKSFAWQARVEYPEITPVQTIGDVVEIQQSGGIALGFDLEDSNPLDGDPDNIAYFYDLGVRSMLPTYNHVNAAGCGCLDADDTGLTAYGRDLVAEMNRVGMMVDGSHCSVQTGLDLATATAQPMIYSHSNLRRLWDHPRNITDDQAKACAGTGGVIGINGVGIFLGVNGPTDTQARLEAMADHIEEAVNLVGVDHVGIGSDYSFDAEDFLEEIDHHASSFSDMYTKWGPLQWVPPEDTLTLDVVLRRRGFDEPAIEAVYGGNFARVAAQVWSTDE; encoded by the coding sequence GTGAACCGGACATATCCAATCTGGGAACAGCACTGCTGCCTGCCGTTGCAGTCCAATGCCTCCATAGCGGACCTATTGCGGTACAAGCGGCCCGAAGGCAGTTACGTTTCGGTCAACGTTGGTTACGCGCCGCAGTCTCGGGCTGATTCGACAGCGTTAGTCAAGAGCTTCGCCTGGCAGGCCCGTGTCGAATATCCGGAAATCACCCCGGTTCAGACAATCGGCGACGTTGTCGAGATTCAACAGTCGGGTGGAATCGCTTTGGGGTTCGACCTCGAAGATTCCAATCCGCTGGACGGCGATCCCGACAACATCGCGTACTTCTACGATCTCGGCGTGCGGTCCATGTTGCCGACGTATAACCACGTCAACGCTGCGGGTTGTGGGTGCCTCGACGCCGACGACACGGGCTTGACCGCCTACGGACGCGACCTCGTGGCCGAGATGAATCGCGTCGGAATGATGGTGGACGGATCACACTGCTCGGTGCAAACCGGACTGGATCTGGCGACAGCTACCGCGCAGCCGATGATCTACAGCCATTCCAACCTCCGCAGATTGTGGGACCACCCTCGCAACATCACCGACGACCAAGCCAAGGCCTGCGCCGGCACCGGTGGAGTTATCGGGATCAACGGAGTCGGAATCTTCCTGGGTGTCAACGGACCGACCGACACACAGGCTCGTCTCGAGGCGATGGCAGACCACATCGAGGAAGCCGTCAACCTCGTCGGCGTCGATCACGTCGGAATCGGCTCGGACTATTCCTTCGACGCCGAAGATTTTCTCGAGGAGATCGACCACCACGCGTCGTCGTTCTCGGACATGTACACAAAGTGGGGTCCGCTGCAGTGGGTGCCGCCGGAAGACACTCTCACCTTGGACGTCGTACTGCGTCGGCGCGGCTTCGACGAACCAGCCATCGAGGCCGTATACGGCGGAAACTTCGCCCGAGTTGCCGCGCAAGTCTGGTCTACCGACGAGTAA
- a CDS encoding alpha/beta hydrolase, with translation MGARTFKRGRMVAAIAAVSVLPMLISPAVSSAGGDTAASGNTTATAAVAKVNATGSKLSSRADNGRKTTIKVFSPSMGRDIPLEVITPADTSEQRPTLYLLNGAGGGEDTATWQVKTDIMNFFQEKNVNVVTPLEGAFSYYTDWVNDDPALGRQKWQTFLTEELPPVIDKEFNTNGVQSISAISMTATSVLNLAIAKPGFYKSVGAYSGCAETSTPIGQNSIQLVTGGRGGADITNMWGPLDGPGWVANDPVVNAEKLRGTELYVSTGSGLPGPHDNLANEAVNGQAVALANQIIVGGVIEAAVNHCTHNLAYRLHDLNIPATFDFKPVGTHSWGYWQDDLHNSWPMIARSLDI, from the coding sequence ATGGGCGCTCGTACATTCAAGCGTGGCCGTATGGTCGCCGCGATAGCAGCCGTTTCCGTATTGCCGATGCTGATCAGTCCGGCCGTGTCCTCCGCGGGTGGAGATACAGCAGCCAGCGGAAATACAACTGCCACCGCGGCAGTGGCCAAGGTCAACGCAACGGGTTCCAAGCTCTCGAGCCGCGCCGACAACGGACGCAAGACCACCATCAAGGTGTTCTCCCCGTCCATGGGCCGCGATATCCCACTCGAGGTCATCACCCCCGCAGATACCAGCGAGCAGCGCCCGACGCTCTACCTCCTCAACGGAGCGGGCGGCGGCGAGGACACTGCGACCTGGCAGGTCAAGACCGACATCATGAACTTTTTCCAGGAAAAGAACGTCAACGTCGTCACCCCACTCGAAGGCGCATTCAGCTACTACACCGACTGGGTGAACGACGATCCGGCTCTCGGACGTCAGAAGTGGCAGACGTTCCTCACCGAGGAACTCCCGCCCGTCATCGACAAGGAATTCAACACCAACGGCGTCCAGTCGATCTCCGCGATCTCGATGACCGCCACGTCGGTCCTGAACCTCGCCATCGCGAAGCCCGGCTTCTACAAGAGCGTCGGTGCGTACAGCGGTTGCGCCGAGACCAGCACTCCCATCGGCCAGAACTCGATTCAGCTGGTCACCGGCGGCAGAGGCGGCGCAGACATCACCAACATGTGGGGCCCGCTCGACGGCCCGGGCTGGGTTGCCAACGACCCGGTTGTCAACGCCGAGAAGCTGCGCGGCACCGAGCTGTACGTCTCCACCGGATCCGGTCTGCCCGGCCCGCATGACAACCTCGCCAACGAAGCAGTCAACGGTCAGGCCGTAGCCCTGGCCAACCAGATCATCGTCGGCGGCGTCATCGAGGCAGCAGTCAACCACTGCACACACAACCTCGCCTACCGCCTCCACGACCTGAACATCCCGGCCACGTTCGACTTCAAGCCCGTCGGTACCCACTCGTGGGGTTACTGGCAGGACGATCTCCACAACTCCTGGCCGATGATCGCGCGTTCGCTCGACATCTGA
- a CDS encoding prolyl oligopeptidase family serine peptidase, with amino-acid sequence MTSDNDPYLWLEDVTGEAALDWVRAHNAVTEAQLASGERFEEMQSDIREVLDTDARIPYVRRRGEYLYNFWRDGVNIRGLWRRTTLEQYQSENPEWDVLVDLDALAEAEGENWVWKGTQLLRPLRNRALISLSRGGADAAVVREFDIETRQFLDADGPQSGFYLPEAKTDIDWIDIDTVYVGTDTGEGSLTDSGYPRLAMRWKRGTPLSSAETIYAGESTDVAISASHDPTPGFERDFVTRSVDFYNSRRFQFTTDGELVLIDTPEDAGISIHREWLLIRTKSPWTVEGTEYATGTLLAARYDDYLAGSRDLTVVFEPDEHSSLDQYSWTRDHLILVILTDVRTTLRLLTPVENGWENQPFEGLPELTTIEILDTDPDVSNEYFLNSSGYTSPATLLHGVIGESEPSVVKSAPAFFDAENIVTQQFFATSVDGTQIPYFVVRTEGTQPGPTLLYGYGGFEVSMTPSYSGSIGRAWLTRGGTYVVANIRGGGEYGPGWHTQVVKAGRHKVHEDFAAVARDLVDRKIATPELLSAQGGSNGGLLMGIMLTKYPELFGAIVCQVPLLDMRRFHLLLAGASWMAEYGDPDNADEWSFISEYSPYQNISADASYPPILIATSTRDDRVHPAHARKMAARLEELGKPVLYFENIEGGHGGAADNAQLAYKSALTYEFLWQKLSGHAAT; translated from the coding sequence ATGACTTCCGACAATGATCCGTACCTCTGGCTCGAAGATGTCACGGGCGAGGCCGCTCTCGATTGGGTGCGGGCGCACAATGCCGTCACCGAAGCACAACTCGCCTCCGGTGAGCGGTTCGAGGAAATGCAGTCGGATATCCGCGAGGTCCTCGATACCGACGCGCGCATACCGTACGTCCGACGACGCGGCGAGTACCTGTACAACTTCTGGCGAGACGGCGTCAATATTCGTGGCCTGTGGCGACGCACCACCCTCGAGCAGTATCAAAGCGAGAATCCCGAGTGGGACGTGCTCGTCGATCTCGATGCGTTGGCCGAAGCCGAGGGCGAAAACTGGGTCTGGAAGGGCACGCAGTTGCTTCGCCCCCTTCGGAATCGCGCACTGATCAGCCTGTCCCGCGGCGGAGCGGATGCTGCAGTGGTTCGCGAATTCGACATCGAGACAAGACAATTCCTCGATGCCGACGGCCCACAATCAGGCTTCTACCTTCCTGAAGCCAAGACCGATATCGACTGGATCGACATCGATACCGTCTATGTCGGAACGGATACCGGCGAAGGTTCTCTCACCGATTCGGGTTACCCGCGCCTGGCGATGCGGTGGAAGCGCGGCACTCCCCTTTCCAGCGCCGAGACGATCTACGCGGGCGAGAGCACCGACGTCGCAATCTCAGCTTCCCATGATCCGACGCCCGGCTTCGAGCGCGACTTCGTCACTCGCTCAGTCGATTTCTACAATTCGCGACGGTTCCAATTCACGACGGACGGCGAGTTGGTTCTGATCGATACGCCCGAGGACGCGGGAATCTCGATTCATCGCGAGTGGTTGCTGATTCGCACCAAGTCACCCTGGACCGTTGAGGGCACCGAGTACGCGACGGGCACCCTGCTGGCCGCTCGATACGACGATTACCTCGCAGGCTCCCGCGACCTGACAGTCGTCTTCGAACCCGACGAGCATTCTTCACTCGACCAATACAGTTGGACCCGGGACCATCTGATTCTGGTCATCCTGACCGATGTCCGCACCACTCTGCGACTTCTGACGCCGGTTGAAAATGGTTGGGAAAACCAGCCTTTCGAGGGTCTACCCGAACTGACCACCATCGAGATCCTTGATACCGATCCCGATGTAAGCAACGAGTACTTCCTCAATTCCAGCGGATATACCTCTCCCGCAACACTTCTGCACGGAGTCATCGGCGAATCCGAGCCCAGCGTCGTCAAATCTGCCCCGGCATTCTTCGACGCCGAAAATATTGTGACGCAACAGTTTTTTGCCACTTCCGTCGACGGAACCCAGATCCCCTACTTCGTGGTCCGAACCGAAGGCACCCAACCCGGCCCGACGCTTCTGTACGGCTACGGCGGATTCGAAGTTTCGATGACGCCGTCGTACAGCGGTTCCATCGGACGGGCGTGGCTCACGCGCGGTGGTACGTACGTCGTCGCCAATATTCGCGGCGGTGGCGAGTACGGGCCAGGGTGGCACACCCAGGTTGTGAAGGCCGGCCGTCACAAGGTCCACGAAGACTTCGCGGCTGTCGCGCGTGATCTGGTCGACCGCAAAATCGCCACGCCGGAGTTGTTGTCCGCTCAGGGCGGCAGCAACGGCGGATTGTTGATGGGCATCATGCTCACGAAGTACCCAGAGTTGTTCGGCGCCATCGTCTGTCAGGTTCCCCTGCTGGATATGCGACGGTTCCATCTCCTCCTGGCCGGCGCATCCTGGATGGCGGAGTACGGCGACCCCGACAACGCGGACGAGTGGTCCTTCATCTCGGAGTACTCGCCGTACCAGAACATCAGCGCGGACGCGTCGTACCCGCCGATTCTGATTGCAACGTCAACTCGCGACGACCGCGTGCATCCCGCGCATGCTCGCAAGATGGCAGCGCGGTTGGAGGAACTCGGCAAACCGGTTCTGTACTTCGAGAACATCGAGGGTGGGCACGGCGGCGCCGCCGACAATGCGCAGCTGGCCTACAAGAGTGCGCTGACCTACGAATTCTTGTGGCAGAAGCTCAGCGGTCACGCAGCCACGTGA
- a CDS encoding SDR family oxidoreductase, which yields MSIAVTGATGNLGQLVVEALIGRGTPASDIIAVVRNPEKAADLSASGVVVRKADYSDAAALEAALIGVDKLILISGSEVGSRLPQHTNIIDAAKAAGVGFIAYTSILGAQDTPMKLAAEHKATEDVLAKSGVPFALLRNGWYWENFTNDLAGVVERGALVGAGADGKIAAAARADYADAAAVVVTTDGHDGAVYELGGDERLTYTELAAKISEFAGKPVEYQFVPEDAYRGILESVGLPAPVAQILADSDAAIAKGALDTESGDLQKLIGRSSTPVIEVLRQA from the coding sequence ATGAGCATCGCAGTCACCGGCGCAACGGGAAACCTCGGACAACTTGTTGTCGAGGCACTGATCGGGCGGGGGACACCCGCGTCGGACATCATCGCAGTGGTTCGCAATCCGGAGAAGGCCGCAGATCTGTCCGCGAGTGGCGTCGTGGTTCGGAAGGCGGACTACTCCGACGCCGCGGCATTGGAAGCAGCTCTGATCGGCGTCGACAAGTTGATTCTGATCTCGGGCAGCGAAGTGGGTTCACGGCTTCCTCAGCACACCAACATCATTGACGCAGCCAAGGCTGCAGGCGTCGGATTCATTGCTTACACCAGCATCCTGGGTGCCCAGGACACTCCGATGAAGTTGGCCGCCGAGCACAAGGCAACGGAGGATGTTCTTGCCAAGAGCGGCGTTCCCTTCGCGCTCCTACGCAACGGTTGGTACTGGGAAAACTTCACCAATGACCTGGCCGGCGTCGTCGAACGCGGCGCACTGGTCGGCGCGGGAGCAGACGGAAAGATCGCCGCTGCTGCGCGTGCGGACTACGCCGACGCTGCCGCAGTAGTAGTCACCACCGACGGACATGACGGCGCGGTCTACGAACTGGGCGGCGACGAAAGGCTCACATACACCGAATTGGCTGCGAAGATCAGTGAATTCGCGGGCAAGCCCGTCGAGTACCAGTTTGTGCCGGAGGATGCTTACCGGGGAATTCTGGAGAGCGTCGGCCTGCCTGCCCCGGTGGCGCAGATTCTCGCAGACTCCGATGCGGCAATTGCCAAGGGCGCGTTGGATACCGAATCCGGTGACCTACAGAAGTTGATCGGCCGCAGCAGCACGCCGGTGATCGAGGTCTTGCGTCAGGCATAA
- a CDS encoding TetR family transcriptional regulator — MAPTDVTATKQRILDAAQEEFGTYGLAGARIDRIAKNGKASKERLYAYFGDKVALFHAVLDANFHAAMEDIPFDGADLPGYAVALFDDMVAKPDIERMMIWGQMQGESTRMRELAEVDPICTQRNVSIREAQEAGILNDGWEPQDLITMLFGLVFAWAVAPGSADNQSVDAAELARRREVVRGAVTRICKP, encoded by the coding sequence ATGGCTCCCACTGATGTCACTGCGACGAAGCAGCGAATCCTCGATGCTGCGCAAGAAGAGTTCGGCACTTACGGACTTGCCGGCGCGCGCATCGACCGCATCGCCAAGAACGGCAAGGCGAGCAAGGAGCGGCTCTACGCGTACTTTGGGGACAAGGTCGCGCTCTTTCATGCGGTTCTCGACGCAAACTTTCATGCGGCGATGGAAGACATACCGTTTGACGGCGCAGACCTGCCCGGATATGCGGTGGCTCTCTTCGATGACATGGTCGCTAAACCAGACATTGAACGAATGATGATCTGGGGTCAGATGCAGGGGGAGTCGACGCGTATGCGGGAACTGGCGGAGGTGGACCCGATTTGCACGCAGCGAAACGTATCAATCCGTGAGGCGCAGGAAGCCGGAATTCTCAACGACGGTTGGGAGCCTCAAGACCTGATCACGATGCTCTTCGGACTGGTCTTCGCCTGGGCGGTTGCGCCGGGTTCTGCCGACAATCAGTCGGTCGACGCAGCAGAGCTCGCGCGCCGTCGGGAAGTGGTGCGCGGGGCTGTCACTCGCATCTGCAAACCGTAG
- a CDS encoding MFS transporter: MSHDDREDVSLAGRREWAALSVLVLAVVMLAVDGTVLSLAVPALSADLAPTSNQLLWIGDIYSLALAGLLVTMGTLADRVGRKRLLLIGAAGFGLASLLAAFAPTAGWLIAARFLLGVAGATLMPSTLSIIRNMFENARQRTTAIAIWAAAASGGAAIGPLVGGALLEHFWWGSVFIINVPVIIILIVFGYVLIPESRDPNPGKFDLFSAALSMIAIVALVYAVKAAVSGGNLWVPMGALVVGVAAGWIFIRRQQYSSSPLIDVSLFRHPAFAGAVTATFVSVLAFSGLLFFFSQYLQLVRGNGPLQAGIRELPVTLASVAVVGIAGSLVLRFGRGYVIGGGLALAALGMGGIAIASDAAQYFWLALALVLVGLGVGLAFTLTTDAVMTAVPPDKAGSASAVSETAYELGVALGIRTVGQFACDALPGWAEHRLVTAGSGRQGHGFTCICGERTTAGIRVTSRSKSCVCARHAMDIRDVSSTAGSSGCHCMASDSVVEVGG, encoded by the coding sequence ATGTCCCATGACGATCGCGAAGATGTCAGTTTGGCGGGACGCCGCGAGTGGGCGGCGTTGTCGGTTCTTGTTCTCGCGGTGGTGATGCTCGCGGTAGACGGCACCGTCCTGTCGCTGGCTGTTCCCGCGTTGAGTGCAGATCTGGCGCCCACGTCGAATCAGCTTCTCTGGATCGGCGATATCTATTCTCTCGCCCTGGCCGGACTGTTGGTCACGATGGGTACGCTCGCCGATCGCGTCGGTCGGAAACGTCTACTGCTCATCGGTGCAGCAGGATTCGGCTTGGCCTCTCTACTGGCGGCATTCGCACCCACCGCCGGGTGGTTGATCGCCGCACGTTTCCTTCTCGGCGTTGCCGGCGCGACATTGATGCCGTCGACGTTGTCCATCATCCGAAACATGTTCGAGAACGCACGTCAGCGGACTACCGCGATCGCGATCTGGGCGGCGGCGGCATCTGGCGGTGCCGCCATCGGTCCGCTCGTGGGTGGCGCTCTGCTGGAACACTTCTGGTGGGGCTCGGTATTCATCATCAACGTTCCCGTGATCATCATCTTGATCGTCTTCGGGTACGTACTGATACCAGAATCGCGTGATCCCAACCCGGGAAAATTCGACCTGTTCAGTGCAGCTCTGTCCATGATCGCGATCGTTGCCCTGGTGTACGCCGTCAAGGCAGCAGTCAGTGGCGGGAACCTGTGGGTGCCGATGGGGGCACTCGTCGTGGGGGTCGCGGCGGGGTGGATCTTTATTCGGAGACAGCAGTATTCGTCGTCCCCGCTGATCGACGTATCGCTGTTCCGTCATCCGGCATTCGCGGGTGCTGTCACCGCAACATTTGTTTCTGTGCTGGCTTTCAGTGGATTGTTGTTCTTCTTCTCGCAGTACCTGCAACTCGTGCGAGGGAATGGACCACTGCAAGCGGGCATTCGGGAACTTCCGGTGACTCTCGCGTCGGTCGCCGTCGTGGGAATTGCGGGCAGCCTGGTCCTACGGTTCGGGCGAGGCTACGTCATCGGCGGTGGGCTGGCACTTGCCGCGCTCGGAATGGGCGGCATCGCGATTGCCAGTGACGCTGCGCAGTACTTCTGGCTGGCACTTGCCCTGGTCCTGGTGGGACTGGGTGTGGGGCTTGCCTTTACATTGACCACAGATGCCGTCATGACGGCAGTTCCGCCGGACAAAGCTGGGTCGGCATCGGCAGTATCCGAGACGGCCTACGAACTCGGCGTTGCACTGGGAATTCGCACTGTTGGGCAGTTTGCTTGCGACGCTCTACCGGGCTGGGCTGAACACAGACTCGTTACCGCCGGCAGTGGCCGACAAGGTCACGGATTCACTTGCATCTGCGGTGAACGTACTACCGCCGGAATCCGAGTTACTTCACGAAGCAAAAGTTGCGTTTGTGCACGCCATGCAATGGACATCCGTGACGTCAGCAGTACTGCTGGCAGTAGCGGCTGCCATTGCATGGCGAGTGATTCCGTCGTCGAAGTAGGGGGTTAG
- a CDS encoding alpha/beta hydrolase has translation MRARTFKRGRLVAAIAAVSVLPMLISPAMSSADSGATDAATATAAAAKVNTTGSKLTSKTTAGGKTTIKVFSPSMGRDIPVEVLTPTDTTQQYPTLYLLNGAGGGEDRATWQRNTDIMNFFQDKNVNVVTPIEGAFSYYTDWEKADPALGVQKWQTFLNEELPPVINDTFNTNGVQSISAISMTATSVLNLAIAKPGFYKSVGAYSGCAETSTPVGQASIELVVGMRGDADVTNMWGPVGGPGWVANDPVVNAEKLRGTELYVSTGSGLPGPHDTLANPAINGQVGTLANQVIVGGIIEAAVNYCTHNLAYRLKDLNIPATFDFKPTGTHSWGYWQDDLHNSWNMIANSMDVKN, from the coding sequence ATGCGTGCTCGTACATTCAAGCGTGGCCGTTTGGTCGCCGCTATAGCAGCAGTGTCCGTACTGCCGATGCTGATCAGCCCGGCTATGTCCTCTGCTGACAGCGGAGCAACTGACGCGGCGACAGCCACGGCAGCGGCAGCCAAGGTCAACACCACGGGTTCCAAGCTCACGAGCAAGACCACCGCCGGCGGCAAGACCACCATCAAGGTGTTCTCCCCGTCCATGGGCCGCGATATCCCGGTCGAGGTCCTCACGCCCACGGACACCACCCAGCAGTACCCCACGCTCTACCTTCTCAACGGTGCCGGCGGCGGCGAAGATCGCGCGACCTGGCAGCGCAACACCGACATCATGAACTTCTTCCAGGACAAGAACGTCAACGTCGTCACCCCGATCGAAGGCGCCTTCAGCTACTACACCGACTGGGAAAAGGCCGATCCGGCTCTCGGTGTTCAGAAGTGGCAGACGTTCCTCAATGAGGAACTTCCGCCCGTCATCAATGACACGTTCAACACCAACGGCGTCCAGTCGATCTCCGCGATCTCCATGACCGCCACGTCGGTTCTGAACCTCGCCATCGCAAAGCCCGGCTTCTACAAGAGCGTTGGCGCGTACAGCGGTTGCGCCGAGACCAGCACTCCCGTCGGCCAGGCTTCGATCGAACTGGTTGTCGGCATGCGCGGCGACGCAGACGTCACCAACATGTGGGGCCCCGTCGGCGGCCCGGGTTGGGTTGCCAACGACCCGGTTGTCAACGCCGAGAAGCTGCGCGGCACCGAGCTGTACGTCTCTACCGGATCCGGCCTGCCCGGCCCGCATGACACCCTCGCCAACCCGGCAATCAACGGTCAGGTCGGCACCTTGGCCAACCAGGTCATCGTCGGCGGCATCATCGAGGCTGCAGTCAACTACTGCACGCACAACCTCGCGTACCGCCTCAAGGACCTGAACATCCCGGCGACGTTCGACTTCAAGCCCACCGGCACCCACTCGTGGGGCTACTGGCAGGACGATCTCCACAACTCCTGGAACATGATTGCCAACTCCATGGACGTCAAGAACTAG